The proteins below are encoded in one region of Fulvia fulva chromosome 9, complete sequence:
- a CDS encoding Splicing factor 3B subunit 6-like protein, giving the protein MSRNKLAPEVNRALFVKNLSYNVSTEELFDLFGKFGPIRQIRQGIASNTKGTAFVVYDDVMDAKSACDKLNGFNFQNRYLVVLYHQPEKMAKSQADLAERQENLEKLKREHGID; this is encoded by the exons ATGAGCAGAAACAAATTGGCTCCCGAAGTTAATCG CGCTCTCTTCGTCAAGAACCTCAGCTACAACGTCTCCACCGAGGAGTTGTTCGACCTCTTTGGCAAGTTCGGCCCAATTCGCCAGATCCGCCAGGGTATCGCATCCAACACCAAGGGCACCGCATTCGTCGTCTACGACGATGTCATGGATGCGAAGTCAGCCTGCGACAAGCTGAACGGATTCAACTTCCAGAACCGCTATCTGGTCGTCCTCTATCATCAG CCCGAAAAGATGGCCAAAAGCCAAGCAGATCTCGCCGAGCGTCAGGAGAACTTAGAAAAGCTCAAGCGCGAGCACGGTATCGACTAG
- a CDS encoding Pre-mRNA-splicing factor ATP-dependent RNA helicase-like protein cdc28, with protein sequence MGDLRRYVSDHLLKLVGGSEDMMVDFVVSTAQSAKSSGALLGKLSGMLDSNDADLKRFSDDLFARLAQPASNASSMPRRAKPKEAKKKYALIGMDVEEEAAPAPKKEEKSRPRDSERKSKHRSDRERRRSRSGERHSKKIRRRDADFDDRWGDNESDEEEEEFPSPPAKRTRFDDGSASPSRRTPDKDEPEEDEEEKDRREREAFEERLKNKDAGSTKKVVEDRSSKREEKDAERRAQAGKLTAEEMKALRLRSRQDYLKKRSTQELALLRRQVADEEEEERTNPTLSQAEKDEFARNREALRLAEERENIDDHFDGYAMPEDYITEKGKMDMKKKSDALYSRYVDRDAQGRERFVTEHEEWEREQLEKTKAQILVADRTNEGEYEYVFDEEQQLKWVTDAAMKGGMSEMKSQEERLMAQQLLAAERKAKTIEEKRKTLPVYQYRQQFLDAVREYQILIIVGETGSGKTTQLPQYLYEDGFAKNGQKIGCTQPRRVAAMSVAARVAEEVGVKLGNEVGYAIRFEDATTDKTVLKYMTDGMLLREFLTEPDLGGYAAMMIDEAHERTLHTDILFGLIKDIARGRPDLKLLISSATLDAQKFSEFFDDAPILNIPGRTYDVEMNYSLQPEANYLSAAITTVFQIHLSQPMPGDILVFLTGQDEIEQAEQSLQETARKLGQAAPELMICPIYANLPTDLQQRIFDPTPPKVRKVVLATNIAETSLTIDNIVYVIDPGYVKENRYTPATNMESLVAVPISRASANQRAGRAGRTGPGKCFRLYTKWAYYNDLPESTTPEIQRTNLNSIVLMLKSLGINDLINFDFMDPPAPDMLIRSLEQLYALGALNDKGELTKVGRQMAEFPTDPMLAKAVLQADKEGCVEEILSIIAMLGEASALFYRPKDKKLQADAARARFTVKEGGDHLTYLNIWNQWVDSDFSYVWARENFLQQRSLTRARDVRDQLAKLCDRVEVTLSTCGASNLPPIQRSITAGFFPNAARLQRGGDSYRTVKNNMTVHIHPSSVLMDVRPKWVIFYELVLTSKEFMRSVMPLQPEWLTEVAPHYYKPKDVEALGVDKAMPKIRS encoded by the coding sequence ATGGGAGATCTGCGCAGATATGTCTCCGACCACTTGCTCAAGCTGGTCGGCGGCAGCGAAGACATGATGGTAGACTTCGTTGTGTCAACGGCACAATCGGCGAAGTCGTCCGGAGCTCTGCTAGGCAAATTGTCTGGCATGCTCGACTCGAATGATGCCGATCTCAAGAGATTCAGTGATGACCTGTTTGCGCGCCTCGCTCAGCCAGCTTCCAATGCATCGTCTATGCCCAGGCGAGCGAAGCCCAAGGAAGCGAAGAAAAAGTATGCGCTGATCGGCATGGACGTTGAGGAGGAGGCAGCCCCAGCACCAAAGAAGGAAGAGAAGTCCAGGCCTCGGGATAGCGAACGGAAGTCGAAACATCGATCAGATCGCGAGAGGCGGAGGTCGAGAAGCGGAGAGAGGCATAGCAAGAAGATCCGGCGGCGGGATGCTGACTTTGACGATCGATGGGGCGACAACGAGTCCGACGAGGAAGAGGAAGAGTTCCCTTCACCACCTGCTAAGCGCACGAGGTTCGACGATGGCTCTGCTTCTCCTTCAAGACGTACTCCCGACAAGGACGAACCCGAGGAGGATGAGGAAGAGAAAGATCGAAGGGAGCGCGAAGCTTTCGAGGAGAGGCTGAAGAACAAAGATGCTGGATCTACCAAGAAGGTCGTCGAGGATCGTTCATCGAAGCGAGAGGAGAAGGACGCCGAGAGAAGAGCTCAGGCTGGCAAGCTGACAGCGGAAGAAATGAAGGCTTTGCGCTTACGGTCCCGGCAAGACTACCTCAAGAAGCGCTCTACCCAAGAACTGGCGCTTCTGCGGAGGCAAGTTGCGGATGAGGAAGAGGAAGAGCGCACCAACCCAACGTTGTCCCAGGCCGAGAAAGATGAATTTGCACGGAATAGAGAAGCTCTGCGTCTCGCAGAGGAGCGTGAGAATATTGATGACCATTTCGATGGCTATGCCATGCCCGAGGACTACATCACGGAGAAGGGCAAGATGGACATGAAGAAGAAGAGCGATGCCTTGTACAGCCGCTACGTCGACCGGGATGCGCAGGGGCGAGAACGATTCGTCACCGAGCACGAAGAATGGGAACGGGAGCAGCTGGAAAAGACCAAAGCCCAGATCCTGGTCGCCGATCGTACCAACGAGGGCGAGTACGAGTATGTGTTCGACGAAGAGCAGCAGCTGAAGTGGGTGACGGACGCTGCGATGAAAGGTGGTATGAGCGAGATGAAGAGCCAGGAAGAACGGCTGATGGCGCAGCAGCTTCTTGCGGCAGAGCGAAAAGCTAAGACGATCGAGGAGAAGCGCAAGACGTTGCCCGTCTACCAATATCGACAGCAGTTCCTGGATGCCGTGAGAGAGTACCAGATTTTGATCATTGTTGGAGAGACTGGTAGCGGAAAGACTACACAGCTGCCGCAGTATCTCTACGAAGATGGCTTTGCAAAGAATGGTCAAAAGATTGGCTGTACACAACCCAGACGTGTCGCGGCCATGAGTGTCGCAGCTCGTGTGGCTGAAGAAGTTGGCGTGAAGCTCGGGAATGAAGTTGGCTATGCCATTCGTTTCGAAGATGCCACGACAGACAAGACAGTGCTGAAGTACATGACTGACGGCATGCTGCTGCGAGAGTTCTTGACAGAGCCAGATCTTGGTGGTTACGCCGCGATGATGATTGACGAGGCCCACGAACGTACACTGCATACCGATATCCTGTTCGGACTCATCAAGGATATTGCAAGAGGGCGACCTGACTTGAAGTTGCTGATTTCTTCTGCCACTCTCGATGCGCAGAAGTTCAGTGAGTTCTTTGATGATGCGCCGATCCTCAATATTCCTGGTCGAACCTACGATGTGGAGATGAACTACTCACTCCAGCCAGAGGCCAACTATCTGTCTGCAGCAATCACGACGGTGTTCCAAATCCATCTGTCGCAACCCATGCCTGGCGACATTCTGGTCTTCTTGACAGGTCAAGATGAAATTGAGCAGGCGGAACAGTCTTTGCAGGAAACAGCGAGGAAGCTTGGCCAAGCGGCACCAGAGCTGATGATATGTCCGATCTACGCCAACTTGCCCACAGATCTTCAGCAGAGAATCTTCGACCCAACACCACCCAAAGTTCGCAAAGTTGTGCTCGCGACCAACATCGCCGAGACGAGTCTGACAATCGACAACATCGTGTATGTCATCGACCCTGGCTACGTCAAAGAGAATCGCTACACACCCGCCACCAACATGGAATCTCTCGTAGCTGTCCCCATCTCCAGAGCCTCCGCAAACCAAAGAGCCGGTCGAGCCGGTCGAACAGGACCAGGAAAGTGCTTCCGCCTCTACACAAAATGGGCCTACTACAACGATCTCCCCGAAAGCACAACCCCCGAAATCCAACGCACAAACCTCAACAGCATCGTCCTTATGCTCAAATCCCTCGGCATCAATGACCTCATCAACTTCGACTTCATGGACCCGCCCGCACCGGACATGCTCATCCGCTCTCTCGAACAACTCTACGCCCTCGGCGCCCTCAACGACAAAGGCGAACTAACCAAAGTGGGCCGTCAAATGGCCGAGTTCCCCACCGACCCCATGCTCGCCAAAGCAGTCCTCCAAGCCGACAAGGAAGGGTGCGTCGAAGAGATCCTATCAATCATCGCCATGCTCGGCGAAGCCAGCGCCCTCTTCTACCGTCCCAAGGACAAGAAACTCCAAGCCGACGCCGCGCGCGCCAGGTTCACGGTCAAGGAGGGTGGTGATCATCTCACTTACCTCAACATCTGGAACCAATGGGTTGACTCCGACTTCAGCTACGTCTGGGCCCGCGAGAACTTCCTCCAACAACGCTCCCTAACACGCGCCCGCGACGTCCGGGATCAGCTGGCAAAGCTCTGCGACCGCGTCGAAGTCACGCTCTCAACCTGCGGCGCATCTAACCTCCCGCCTATCCAGCGTTCCATCACAGCAGGTTTCTTCCCCAACGCCGCTCGTCTCCAGCGAGGTGGAGATTCATACAGGACCGTCAAGAATAACATGACAGTCCACATCCACCCCAGCAGCGTGTTGATGGATGTGAGGCCCAAGTGGGTTATCTTTTATGAGCTGGTGTTGACGAGTAAGGAGTTTATGAGGAGTGTTATGCCCTTGCAGCCGGAGTGGTTGACGGAGGTTGCGCCGCATTATTATAAGCCTAAGGATGTGGAGGCGCTTGGGGTGGATAAGGCGATGCCAAAGATTAGGTCGTAG
- a CDS encoding JmjC domain-containing histone demethylation protein 1, with product MPLNPLFRHDPFSTQERSPSPPRRFVEPLSPVRPKPIEPNFNYPALNNHVDFTVRPEQAYTATPKARERSSSYKHTHHHTPSTIDTLAEAALAVSPGYQQQSTPARHGHPTTYPMPSTLGRSEPPHKRTRSEIFPTPVMAPYASRPATSYEHNSAWHGHGQQQHAGNINDSRAEEAALLLGLRQDVRTSSFTPRSTHLPPPSTPGRSSGSVARPHANSFPQRAPYPRPSEYQSHTPLLPPFQPYQNGYARPYHPSPQQTNPEVQPSPMAPMRDAQYRGQYSPVGQYKSPVHADVNMVDAPQQSRTHTHKVRPRAESTDVVIGEASGPAATTKRAQKGKARSASSRKPAGERKTAAKRAANRKKTPDVSKTSRSTSEAVTDDWSTAGDDELNRRKSFSGRTTERPHLSTVSEGRAKSVPAETPMIVRPASPTKRTRPKPKINPETICAGCHTTRETAYANAELDAWISCNGCKQWFHVDCAGYKKATEVRDVDKYFCSPCEPTHGKTTYVRKSTRAHTSVDYAELQRGVLKTSEESQEHHYIQPIKDGTFQFDPESFPRMRPELVTREFFERSGTFVEPICIPAAWNPRPWLNKKSKTNEAGDTTTNDDDDMNDLTPDEYEYDTVPDDGQDRLGMVMPEELTVRQVCNLVGPEIPLDVIDVKTQNSGAKWNLGRWADYYEEESDDKPIRNVISLEVSQSKLGRLLKRPQVVRDIDLQDEVWPQKELDQGKWPKVQFYCLMSVADSYTDFHIDFGGSSVYYHILKGKKTFFFIPPKAKHLKAYEEWNDSHQQNYTFLPHITKECYRVDLSEGDTMLIPSGWIHAVWTPETSLVIGGNFLSRMSFKNQFKVVEIEKANETPMKFRYPFFQKLMWYTAIDYMQKDPLPDAVSQMFYDGKRFERQRPVWADFDGDMASEDPRPGAKNARYYSEAEIEGLPDLVNFIFRTVMLVQGRVEGITQDRMKRVNASIPKGHGEPLEVAKKFALWVAWKRGNEDPPAWAHPDAVLPNSKEEGPPKKLSARALKDMERKEAIAAWRVAPDRQSARIKSGAAAESRADGPAANFAPTSTTKVATPDRTSSLVHHQITPPHSSEHPYAHHQMLAHAPAAQPPMAHAMNGWPSTYISTPKTSVLGPKRVACDACRKRRIKCKHKELVQQASPDGTNGVHMSPGAYGISPQLHDSITVTPPKPQTQAKHFTNHAENAQGINGTPNGAHANGGPLPGTDAYIHANIPMTMNGVQMFGDQNKRGRSKACVECRKSKRRCIHDESGNVDPIKAAETPVPRGSVASKKRTAEEGDEGTPSQPNKKLKTISPVRSSNSQPPSTATQHPPTANGSLHKLPPAGEVHHQTTAGPSGYHQHSPAINGYHQPSTAPSGYHPDHHQSPAPNGYHQASSPPQNSHVPSTSSREQNTPQAPQEAQQSHAPIDPSLFAYSEETNHSAYPDPSSHSAYQPTTYPYPATERPRLYQLPSLEQIASDVLNFEDGPEQDYQAQQHHDAEPHVHVYNPSDLGAMPNGLPTSDSAKPDESADSAISLPGSELSDHDAKQADPSEPSLEQIAPEADAKPIAVHHGSPIAQPSSQANATISTSIEQASPAARKNSVGAVPLYQPPAPPSQSPEQVKRMPHLVNGGMNSSPKSAMSNKRKRNSTSHTPGPKRVKAGSDEPVGERTAAELSSLELAKVLQQEDIGLRQRVN from the exons ATGCCTCTCAATCCTCTGTTCCGACACGACCCTTTCAGCACACAAGAACGCTCGCCGTCACCACCGCGACGCTTCGTGGAACCACTGTCGCCAGTCAGGCCAAAGCCGATCGAGCCCAACTTCAACTACCCGGCCCTCAACAACCATGTCGACTTCACCGTGCGACCAGAGCAGGCGTACACTGCCACGCCGAAAGCGCGAGAACGTAGCAGTAGCTACAAGCACACACATCACCACACGCCATCCACGATAGACACACTGGCCGAGGCCGCGCTGGCCGTCAGCCCTGGCTACCAACAGCAATCAACGCCAGCACGCCATGGCCATCCTACCACATACCCCATGCCGTCTACATTGGGGCGGAGCGAGCCTCCTCATAAGCGGACGAGGTCTGAGATCTTCCCCACTCCGGTGATGGCTCCATATGCCTCGCGACCAGCTACAAGCTACGAGCACAACAGCGCATGGCACGGGCATGGACAGCAACAGCATGCTGGCAACATAAACGACAGTCGCGCTGAAGAGGCTGCTCTATTGCTTGGTCTACGACAAGATGTTCGCACAAGCAGCTTCACACCGCGCAGCACCCACCTACCTCCTCCATCGACGCCAGGAAGGAGCTCAGGAAGCGTTGCACGACCACATGCCAACAGCTTTCCACAGCGCGCTCCATATCCGCGACCCAGCGAGTACCAATCCCATACACCTCTTCTGCCACCGTTCCAACCTTACCAGAATGGCTACGCTCGACCGTATCATCCCTCACCGCAGCAGACCAATCCTGAGGTCCAGCCCAGTCCAATGGCACCGATGCGCGACGCGCAGTATCGGGGCCAGTATTCGCCCGTTGGACAGTACAAGTCGCCCGTTCACGCTGACGTGAATATGGTTGATGCTCCACAACAATCACGGACTCATACGCATAAAGTGCGACCGCGCGCTGAGAGTACCGATGTCGTGATTGGCGAGGCATCCGGCCCAGCTGCGACCACCAAGCGAGCGCAAAAGGGCAAAGCGCGCTCTGCTTCATCACGAAAGCCAGCTGGGGAGCGTAAGACTGCCGCGAAGCGAGCAGCGAATCGAAAGAAGACTCCTGATGTATCGAAGACAAGCAGGAGTACCAGCGAAGCCGTGACCGATGATTGGAGTACCGCGGGTGATGACGAGTTGAACAGACGAAAGAGCTTCAGCGGCAGGACCACGGAGCGGCCTCATCTCAGCACAGTCTCGGAAGGTAGAGCCAAGTCTGTGCCAGCGGAAACACCGATGATTGTGCGCCCGGCATCGCCTACGAAGAGAACACGCCCGAAGCCCAAGATCAACCCGGAAACTATCTGCGCAGGATGCCACACGACTCGCGAAACAGCCTACGCCAATGCCGAGCTGGACGCCTGGATCTCGTGCAATGGCTGTAAGCAGTGGTTTCACGTTGACTGCGCTGGGTATAAGAAGGCCACTGAAGTTCGTGACGTTGACAAGTACTTCTGCAGTCCGTGCGAGCCTACGCATGGCAAGACTACGTACGTGCGAAAAAGCACGCGCGCCCACACTTCGGTCGACTACGCAGAGCTACAGCGCGGTGTGTTGAAGACGAGCGAGGAGAGCCAGGAGCATCACTACATCCAGCCCATCAAGGATGGAACTTTTCAATTTGATCCGGAGAGCTTCCCTCGCATGCGTCCTGAGCTGGTCACCCGGGAATTCTTCGAGAGGAGCGGGACCTTTGTGGAACCGATCTGTATTCCTGCAGCGTGGAATCCCAGGCCTTGGCTCAACAAGAAGTCAAAGACCAACGAAGCGGGTGACACAACGACCAACGATGACGATGATATGAACGACCTTACGCCTGATGAATATGAGTACGATACAGTCCCGGACGATGGACAGGATAGGCTGGGCATGGTTATGCCAGAAGAATTGACAGTGCGGCAGGTCTGCAATCTGGTGGGACCAGAAATACCACTGGATGTGATTGATGTGAAGACTCAGAATTCTGGTGCCAAGTGGAATCTCGGCAGGTGGGCTGACTATTACGAGGAGGAGAGCGATGACAAACCGATCCGGAATGTCATCTCGTTGGAAGTATCTCAGAGCAAGCTTGGACGCTTGTTGAAGCGACCACAGGTGGTGCGCGACATTGATCTCCAGGATGAGGTCTGGCCACAGAAGGAACTTGACCAAGGCAAGTGGCCAAAGGTGCAATTCTATTGCTTGATGTCGGTTGCCGACAGCTATACGGACTTTCACATCGACTTTGGTGGCAGCAGTGTCTACTACCACATCTTGAAGGGCAAGAAGACGTTCTTCTTCATACCACCAAAGGCGAAGCACTTGAAGGCATACGAGGAGTGGAACGACAGTCACCAGCAGAACTACACATTCTTGCCGCACATCACAAAGGAGTGTTACCGAGTCGACTTGAGCGAAGGCGACACTATGCTCATCCCATCAGGATGGATCCACGCCGTTTGGACACCAGAGACCAGTCTTGTCATCGGAGGCAACTTCTTGTCTCGGATGTCCTTCAAGAATCAGTTCAAGGTCGTCGAGATTGAGAAAGCCAACGAGACGCCAATGAAGTTCCGTTATCCATTCTTCCAGAAGCTTATGTGGTATACAGCCATCGACTACATGCAGAAAGATCCGCTACCCGACGCCGTCTCGCAGATGTTCTACGACGGAAAGAGGTTCGAGCGACAGAGACCTGTGTGGGCTGACTTCGATGGCGACATGGCCAGTGAAGATCCGCGCCCAGGCGCAAAGAACGCTCGGTACTACAGTGAGGCCGAGATAGAAGGCTTGCCGGATCTTGTCAACTTCATCTTCCGGACTGTCATGCTGGTCCAGGGACGCGTCGAAGGCATAACGCAAGATCGCATGAAGCGCGTCAATGCTTCCATCCCAAAAGGGCATGGTGAGCCGCTCGAGGTTGCCAAGAAGTTCGCACTGTGGGTCGCGTGGAAGCGTGGAAACGAGGACCCTCCTGCGTGGGCACATCCTGATGCTGTACTCCCAAACAGCAAGGAAGAAGGCCCCCCGAAGAAGCTCTCCGCGCGAGCACTCAAGGACATGGAGCGCAAAGAAGCCATCGCTGCATGGCGAGTTGCACCAGATCGGCAAAGTGCTCGAATTAAATCCGGAGCTGCGGCAGAATCCAGAGCGGATGGTCCCGCAGCTAACTTCGCGCCAACGAGCACCACCAAAGTGGCAACTCCTGATCGCACTTCGAGTCTGGTGCATCATCAAATCACTCCACCACACTCATCAGAACATCCCTATGCGCATCATCAAATGCTCGCCCACGCGCCCGCAGCCCAGCCGCCGATGGCACACGCGATGAACGGATGGCCGTCGACGTACATCAGCACGCCAAAAACTTCAGTGCTCGGACCCAAGCGCGTTGCTTGCGACGCTTGCCGAAAGCGGCGCATCAAATGCAAGCACAAGGAACTCGTGCAGCAGGCATCGCCCGATGGCACGAATGGCGTGCACATGTCGCCTGGCGCGTATGGCATATCGCCTCAGCTTCACGACAGCATCACAGTAACGCCGCCAAAGCCACAAACACAAGCGAAACACTTCACTAACCACGCTGAAAACGCGCAGGGCATCAATGGAACCCCGAATGGTGCACATGCGAACGGCGGGCCACTTCCTGGGACCGACGCGTACATCCATGCTAACATCCCGATGACCATGAATGGCGTGCAGATGTTTGGCGATCAAAACAAGCGCGGACGTAGCAAAGCATGTGTCGAGTGCAGGAAGTCAAAG CGACGATGCATACATGATGAGAGCGGTAATGTCGATCCCATCAAAGCCGCGGAGACACCTGTACCTCGAGGCTCCGTCGCATCCAAGAAGAGGACTGCCGAGGAAGGGGACGAAGGTACTCCATCTCAGCCGAATAAGAAACTGAAGACCATTTCACCAGTGCGCTCGTCCAACTCGCAACCGCCTTCGACTGCTACACAGCATCCGCCTACTGCTAATGGAAGCTTGCACAAGTTGCCACCCGCAGGTGAGGTCCATCACCAGACCACTGCCGGGCCATCAGGATACCACCAACACTCGCCTGCAATCAATGGCTACCATCAGCCTTCGACCGCTCCGAGCGGTTATCATCCCGATCATCACCAATCACCAGCTCCGAATGGCTATCATCAAGCATCTTCTCCACCACAGAACTCCCACGTGCCCTCGACGAGCAGTAGGGAACAGAATACACCACAAGCGCCACAGGAGGCTCAGCAGAGCCATGCACCTATTGATCCGAGCCTCTTCGCTTACTCAGAAGAGACGAACCATTCGGCTTACCCCGATCCATCATCGCACTCCGCATACCAGCCTACCACTTATCCGTATCCGGCCACAGAACGACCTCGATTGTACCAACTGCCGTCTCTGGAACAGATTGCTAGCGACGTCCTCAACTTCGAAGACGGTCCAGAGCAGGACTATCAGGCTCAGCAACATCACGATGCTGAGCCCCACGTCCATGTGTACAACCCGTCTGATCTTGGTGCTATGCCCAATGGTCTGCCAACTTCTGACTCGGCCAAGCCAGACGAGAGCGCGGACTCAGCGATATCACTACCGGGATCAGAGCTCTCCGACCACGACGCAAAGCAGGCAGATCCCTCCGAGCCGTCATTGGAACAGATTGCGCCAGAAGCGGACGCCAAACCGATCGCAGTGCACCATGGCTCTCCAATCGCCCAGCCCTCTTCGCAAGCGAACGCAACCATCTCAACCAGCATTGAACAAGCTTCTCCCGCGGCGCGGAAGAACAGCGTCGGTGCGGTGCCACTGTATCAGCCCCCAGCTCCACCCTCTCAGTCACCTGAGCAGGTGAAGCGCATGCCTCACTTGGTGAATGGTGGCATGAATAGCTCCCCGAAGAGCGCCATGTCAAACAAGCGCAAGCGCAACTCGACTTCACACACTCCAGGTCCGAAGCGAGTCAAAGCCGGCAGCGACGAGCCAGTCGGCGAGAGGACCGCCGCGGAACTGTCAAGCCTCGAGCTTGCAAAGGTCCTACAGCAGGAGGATATCGGGCTGCGACAAAGGGTGAACTAG